In Streptomyces capitiformicae, one genomic interval encodes:
- a CDS encoding tartrate dehydrogenase, protein MTTNHRIALIPGDGIGAEVLPPAQQVLDVLGCRHGFSLSYTSYDWGCERYLRQGAMMPADGIDRLREADAILLGAVGYPGVPDHVSLWGLLIPIRRSFRQYVNLRPIRVFEGIDSPVRGARPGEVDVVVVRENMEGEYSEVGGRLNSGFPDEIAVQEAVFTRAGVTRLLDYAFTLASRRGGRLTSATKSNGIIHTMPFWDQLVTERAASFPQVAWDQEHIDALAAKFVLEPARFDVVVASNLFGDILSDLAAAVAGSIGIAPAANLNPERDFPSMFEPVHGSAPDIAGKGIANPLGAIWSAAMMLDHLGHRAAARDITDAIAAVLAKTDVRTRDLGGCATTAEFTDKLIELL, encoded by the coding sequence ATGACGACGAACCACCGGATCGCCCTGATCCCGGGCGACGGCATCGGCGCCGAGGTACTGCCCCCGGCACAGCAGGTGCTCGATGTGCTCGGCTGCCGCCACGGCTTCAGCCTGTCCTACACGTCGTACGACTGGGGTTGCGAGCGGTATCTGCGCCAGGGCGCCATGATGCCCGCCGACGGGATCGACCGGCTGCGCGAGGCGGACGCGATCCTGCTGGGCGCGGTGGGATACCCGGGGGTGCCCGATCATGTCTCGCTGTGGGGGCTGCTGATCCCGATCCGGCGCAGCTTCCGCCAGTACGTCAACCTCCGGCCCATCCGTGTCTTCGAAGGCATCGACAGTCCGGTGCGCGGCGCACGGCCGGGCGAGGTCGATGTCGTCGTCGTGCGCGAGAACATGGAAGGCGAGTACAGCGAGGTCGGCGGCCGGCTCAACAGCGGCTTCCCGGACGAGATCGCCGTGCAGGAGGCCGTGTTCACCCGGGCCGGCGTCACCCGCCTGCTGGACTACGCCTTCACGCTCGCCTCCCGGCGCGGCGGCCGCCTGACCTCCGCGACCAAGTCGAACGGCATCATCCACACCATGCCGTTCTGGGACCAGCTCGTCACCGAGCGGGCCGCCTCGTTCCCGCAGGTCGCCTGGGACCAGGAGCACATCGACGCGCTCGCGGCCAAGTTCGTCCTCGAGCCGGCCCGCTTCGACGTCGTCGTCGCCTCCAACCTCTTCGGCGACATCCTCAGCGACCTCGCGGCCGCCGTCGCCGGATCCATCGGTATCGCCCCGGCGGCCAACCTCAACCCCGAGCGGGACTTCCCCTCGATGTTCGAGCCGGTGCACGGCTCCGCGCCCGACATCGCGGGGAAGGGCATCGCCAACCCGCTGGGTGCGATCTGGTCCGCGGCCATGATGCTCGACCACCTCGGCCATCGAGCTGCGGCCAGGGACATTACGGACGCGATCGCCGCGGTCTTGGCCAAGACCGATGTCCGCACCCGTGACCTGGGCGGATGCGCGACCACCGCCGAGTTCACCGACAAGCTGATCGAGCTCCTCTGA
- a CDS encoding LysR family transcriptional regulator: MDIRQLEYFLAIVDRGGFNRAASALYVSQPSLSQAVRALERDLGSELFHRIGRRAVLTEAGRALIEPAREAVRSLETARASVAAVHELREGRLDVAAMPSQAVEPLTSMVSAFSRRYPGVSVAINAAFTSRDVIDMVRTGAVELGLLASAGPVSDKEVVSHALGRQRFVLVVPADGPFAGRRAVQARELAGQRLIVGQSGTGMRAYVDALREQGIDFAVAVETEHRVSLMPLVLAGVGLAVVTDSWRGLAGRLGARVLDIEPENTLDIALVARRGILSPAAAAFVTAATSATDR; encoded by the coding sequence ATGGACATTCGGCAGTTGGAGTACTTCCTTGCGATTGTTGATCGTGGGGGGTTCAACCGTGCGGCGTCGGCTCTGTACGTGTCGCAGCCGTCGCTGTCGCAGGCCGTGCGGGCGCTGGAGCGTGATCTGGGCTCGGAGCTGTTCCATCGCATCGGGCGCAGGGCCGTGCTGACGGAGGCGGGAAGGGCCCTGATCGAGCCCGCCCGGGAGGCCGTGCGGAGTCTGGAGACGGCGCGGGCGAGTGTGGCGGCGGTGCATGAGCTGCGTGAGGGGCGCCTGGATGTGGCGGCGATGCCGTCGCAGGCGGTGGAGCCGCTGACGAGCATGGTCAGTGCCTTCAGCCGCCGTTATCCCGGCGTTTCGGTGGCGATCAATGCCGCGTTCACGTCGCGTGATGTGATCGACATGGTGCGCACGGGTGCGGTGGAGCTGGGGCTCCTGGCGTCCGCCGGTCCTGTTTCTGACAAGGAGGTCGTCTCCCATGCGCTGGGGCGGCAGCGTTTTGTGCTGGTGGTGCCGGCCGACGGCCCGTTCGCCGGCCGGAGGGCGGTGCAGGCCCGGGAGCTTGCGGGACAGCGGCTGATCGTCGGGCAGTCGGGTACCGGGATGCGCGCCTACGTCGACGCGCTGCGGGAGCAGGGCATCGACTTCGCCGTCGCCGTCGAGACCGAGCACCGGGTCTCGCTCATGCCCCTGGTGCTGGCCGGGGTGGGGCTGGCGGTGGTCACGGATTCCTGGCGGGGCCTCGCCGGCCGGCTGGGCGCCCGTGTCCTGGACATCGAGCCGGAGAACACCTTGGACATCGCCCTCGTCGCCCGCCGCGGCATCCTGTCCCCGGCGGCCGCCGCGTTCGTCACGGCCGCGACCTCGGCCACCGACCGGTGA
- a CDS encoding DEAD/DEAH box helicase, translating to MSSPDEPIAEISAISRTRPVRLSLRPDQQRAVDSAARHLARAHTRGHMVSACGTGKTLTALRTAEALHAQHLLIAVPSLDLISQWARAARNDGRPEPMMAVSSLAAAKHPVLAGAAVHSTNNPEFLATWLARHEQATVFVTLDSLAKIEQTQHTRAPAPTFDLMIVDEAHRTAGSWDKNWTVLHDHTRIRADRRLYLTATPYEWDPPRLTEAPTTRPQPKRTAATAPAWDAPALVASMADTKTFGPRLHTYTHADAIEDGVLADYQLVVPTITDTHLRTELTAPDTHSGFGPTARRTTALHLAVLKAMGEHDLHHVIVYFQQVADATDFARQFPHTLRTLAEDRRPAWASDLIVQSINGAHNPGQRHDILTDFATADRAVLTNAQVLGEGIDLPAVDAVVFADRTASVRRIVQALGRALRKPPTQDTKTASLVIPAYVPHGADPTDLLGTPYEALWLVTAALRHHDQTIAARAPRTTAKHRLEQGTRTLLARRFRFDFTLDPDTIAQAMDLIAWPADNAILSAPRRAGLAAAVRYRAEHGHLRVPADYEDAYGYRLGAFITGQRTAHRAGALDTAWTAELEALGMIWDDHEAAWQGHLATVEAYQAEHGHLAIPAQAPGGQFLADQRSRARKGRLTPGRAAQLAALDAHWRLPHGADWHRKYHALRRHIEAGHNPAALTRDTVIGEVKAGSWLHRQLATWNRLEPAQRDLLTRIGLTPGHVTLDGPQTPSATPAARRRSFARTVQILSLFLERWQRTPGAREWIEVDGERVMIGPWLAKTRTKLNNGQLAPGQEQMLAQALAGHGLDAAPASAPVAWAEDG from the coding sequence ATGTCTTCCCCTGATGAGCCCATCGCTGAGATCTCCGCCATCTCCCGCACGCGCCCCGTCCGGCTCTCACTGCGCCCCGACCAGCAGCGGGCGGTCGACAGCGCGGCACGTCACCTCGCACGCGCACACACCCGCGGACACATGGTGTCGGCCTGCGGCACCGGCAAAACACTCACCGCGCTGCGGACCGCCGAAGCCCTTCACGCCCAGCACCTGCTGATCGCCGTGCCGAGCCTGGACCTCATCTCGCAGTGGGCCCGGGCAGCCCGCAACGACGGACGCCCGGAACCGATGATGGCGGTGTCCTCCCTGGCCGCCGCCAAGCACCCCGTCCTGGCCGGAGCAGCGGTCCACAGCACCAACAACCCGGAGTTCCTGGCCACCTGGCTGGCCCGGCACGAACAGGCCACCGTCTTCGTGACGCTCGACTCCCTTGCGAAGATCGAACAGACCCAGCACACCCGCGCCCCCGCCCCGACCTTCGACCTCATGATCGTGGACGAGGCACACCGCACAGCAGGCAGCTGGGACAAGAACTGGACCGTCCTGCACGACCACACCCGCATCCGCGCCGACCGCCGGCTCTACCTGACCGCCACCCCCTACGAATGGGACCCGCCACGCCTGACAGAAGCACCCACCACCCGCCCTCAGCCCAAGCGCACCGCCGCCACCGCCCCCGCATGGGACGCTCCCGCCCTCGTCGCCTCCATGGCAGACACCAAAACCTTCGGGCCCCGCCTGCACACCTACACCCACGCGGACGCCATCGAAGACGGAGTTCTCGCCGACTACCAGCTGGTCGTCCCCACGATCACCGACACCCACCTGCGCACCGAACTGACCGCCCCCGACACGCACTCCGGCTTCGGCCCGACCGCACGCCGCACCACCGCACTGCACCTGGCGGTCCTCAAGGCGATGGGCGAACACGACCTTCACCACGTGATCGTGTACTTCCAGCAGGTTGCCGACGCCACCGACTTCGCCCGCCAGTTCCCCCACACCCTGCGCACCCTCGCCGAAGACCGACGTCCCGCCTGGGCAAGCGACCTGATCGTCCAGTCGATCAACGGCGCCCACAACCCCGGCCAGCGCCACGACATCCTCACGGACTTCGCCACCGCCGACCGCGCCGTACTGACCAACGCCCAAGTGCTGGGGGAGGGCATCGACCTGCCGGCCGTCGACGCAGTCGTCTTCGCCGACCGCACCGCCAGCGTCCGCCGCATCGTCCAAGCCCTGGGCCGCGCGCTACGCAAACCCCCCACCCAGGACACGAAGACCGCCAGCCTCGTCATCCCCGCCTACGTGCCCCACGGCGCCGACCCCACCGACCTCCTCGGCACCCCCTACGAAGCCCTCTGGCTCGTCACAGCAGCCCTGCGCCACCACGACCAGACCATCGCCGCCCGCGCCCCTCGCACCACCGCCAAGCACCGCCTCGAGCAGGGCACCCGTACGCTCCTCGCCCGCCGCTTCCGCTTCGACTTCACCCTCGACCCCGACACCATCGCCCAGGCGATGGACCTGATCGCCTGGCCCGCCGACAACGCCATCCTCTCCGCCCCCCGTCGTGCCGGTCTGGCGGCCGCCGTGCGCTACCGGGCCGAACACGGCCACCTGCGGGTGCCGGCCGACTACGAGGACGCCTACGGCTACCGGCTGGGTGCCTTCATCACCGGCCAGCGCACCGCCCACCGCGCCGGCGCCCTGGACACAGCATGGACCGCCGAACTCGAGGCACTCGGCATGATCTGGGACGACCACGAAGCCGCCTGGCAGGGCCACCTCGCCACCGTCGAGGCCTACCAGGCCGAACACGGCCACCTCGCCATCCCCGCCCAGGCCCCCGGCGGCCAGTTCCTCGCCGACCAACGCTCCCGGGCCCGCAAGGGCCGCCTCACCCCCGGCCGCGCAGCCCAGCTGGCCGCCCTCGACGCCCACTGGCGCCTGCCGCACGGCGCCGACTGGCACCGCAAGTACCACGCCCTGCGCCGCCACATCGAAGCCGGACACAACCCCGCTGCCCTCACCCGCGACACTGTGATCGGCGAGGTGAAAGCGGGCAGCTGGCTGCACCGCCAGCTCGCCACATGGAACCGGCTCGAGCCCGCCCAGCGCGACCTGCTCACCCGGATCGGTCTCACCCCCGGCCACGTCACACTCGACGGTCCGCAGACTCCCTCGGCGACGCCCGCTGCGCGGCGGCGTTCCTTCGCCCGGACCGTACAGATCCTCTCCCTCTTCCTTGAGCGGTGGCAGCGCACGCCCGGCGCCCGCGAGTGGATCGAGGTCGACGGCGAACGCGTCATGATCGGCCCTTGGCTCGCCAAGACCCGCACCAAGCTGAACAACGGGCAACTGGCGCCCGGCCAGGAGCAGATGCTGGCCCAGGCGCTCGCCGGACACGGCCTCGATGCCGCCCCCGCGTCTGCGCCCGTGGCTTGGGCCGAGGACGGCTGA
- a CDS encoding DEAD/DEAH box helicase, with the protein MATTTRIRPAATVTATAPRLKTRLRGRQQSAADACVSSFIEGYRRVTVVMATGTGKTLVALHAVQETAPEGVSLVVVPSLRLLEQTAAVWHREGRPGRYLGVCSSDKPADPDLAGILTLVHTGDELALQAADTHGPLNVFCTYDSLDKVVEAHRDFHLPRWDVVVADEAHRTAGDYDKPWAHVHQDDKLPARHRLYMTATPRVFDEKKARAKGISTDTIIASMDDVSIYGPVVYRISLREAIDEGLLADYRIAGVVIRDEDLRGLLKRLPTNTWTGEALRAAAAQVALLVAQHRYDLRRTLTFHPCIDAAEVFAETLHETAALMPAAYRTPLQVGTVSSRQTPFERHKNFTAFADTPLNTPASQQPPRRAVLTNCRCCAEGVDIPAIDSLLFAHPKTSTIDIIQSIGRALRQTPGDNKISTIVIPIYMAPGETLEEAVKKTAFHLIYRVLIDLDVYDEHTFHLVDHFRYPSDPAAPQIAPPPERADEIIPVLDLNDVMAPNRVWEGAFDVATDFRTQHGHLDVPSLHLHDGFFYLGWWIGVQRSMRKNGLLLPERIAALDTLGMIWEHPPHSIERKLLIARDYVTRHGHLAPQWAEHHQGMHLGRWLAERRKEANARRLPHCYHRALNEIYPWWNAKGRAEWKRTYARAHTAARDNTLIFPDPRQPTGTAHQLTQWLAQQIDNLDKLEPYQHHLLGDLPIEHPLALLLRRPRGASQWAFARGLQAAYAYRRRHHHLDVPYNYTCADGPAFALGRWLAEKRRVPQTLSREQLDALEALDMRWTSRHRHSTP; encoded by the coding sequence ATGGCCACGACGACGCGCATCCGCCCGGCTGCGACAGTAACTGCCACTGCCCCTCGCCTGAAGACGCGCCTGCGCGGACGTCAGCAGAGCGCCGCAGACGCTTGCGTGAGCAGCTTCATCGAAGGCTATCGCCGCGTCACCGTCGTCATGGCCACCGGCACCGGAAAGACCCTGGTGGCCCTGCACGCCGTCCAGGAAACCGCGCCCGAGGGCGTCTCCCTGGTAGTCGTGCCCTCCCTGCGGCTGCTCGAGCAGACCGCCGCGGTATGGCACCGCGAAGGACGTCCCGGCCGCTACCTCGGCGTCTGCTCCTCAGACAAACCAGCGGACCCGGACCTGGCCGGCATCCTCACCTTGGTCCACACCGGTGACGAACTGGCCTTGCAGGCAGCCGACACTCACGGACCGCTCAACGTGTTCTGCACCTACGACTCCCTGGACAAGGTGGTCGAAGCCCACCGCGACTTCCACCTGCCCCGCTGGGACGTCGTGGTCGCCGACGAAGCCCACCGCACCGCCGGCGACTACGACAAACCATGGGCCCACGTCCACCAGGACGACAAGCTCCCCGCCCGCCACCGCCTCTACATGACCGCGACGCCCCGCGTCTTCGACGAGAAAAAGGCCCGCGCCAAAGGCATCAGCACCGACACGATCATCGCTTCCATGGACGACGTGAGCATCTACGGGCCCGTCGTCTACCGCATCTCCCTGAGAGAAGCGATCGACGAGGGGCTCCTGGCCGACTACCGCATCGCCGGCGTCGTCATCAGGGACGAAGACCTCCGCGGCCTTCTGAAACGGCTCCCCACCAACACCTGGACCGGCGAAGCCTTGCGTGCCGCAGCCGCCCAAGTCGCCCTGCTGGTCGCGCAGCACCGCTACGACCTGCGCCGCACCTTGACCTTCCACCCCTGTATCGACGCGGCGGAAGTCTTCGCGGAAACGCTCCACGAGACCGCAGCTCTCATGCCTGCGGCCTACCGCACCCCGCTGCAGGTCGGCACCGTCAGTTCCCGGCAGACCCCCTTCGAACGCCACAAGAACTTCACCGCCTTCGCCGACACACCACTGAACACTCCCGCCTCACAGCAGCCGCCCCGGCGCGCCGTCCTCACCAACTGCCGCTGCTGCGCCGAAGGCGTCGACATTCCCGCCATCGACTCCCTGCTGTTCGCCCACCCCAAGACCAGCACCATCGACATCATCCAGTCCATCGGACGCGCCCTGCGCCAGACCCCCGGCGACAACAAGATCTCCACCATCGTCATCCCCATCTACATGGCCCCCGGTGAAACCCTCGAGGAGGCAGTCAAGAAGACCGCCTTCCACCTGATCTACCGGGTTCTCATCGACCTCGACGTCTACGACGAGCACACCTTCCACCTCGTCGACCACTTCCGGTACCCGAGCGACCCCGCCGCCCCCCAGATCGCCCCGCCCCCCGAACGCGCCGACGAGATCATCCCCGTCCTCGACCTGAACGACGTCATGGCACCCAACCGGGTTTGGGAGGGAGCCTTCGACGTCGCCACCGACTTCCGCACCCAACACGGCCACCTCGACGTCCCCAGCCTCCACCTGCACGACGGCTTCTTCTACCTCGGCTGGTGGATCGGCGTGCAGCGGTCCATGCGCAAGAACGGCCTGCTCCTGCCCGAACGCATCGCAGCCCTGGACACCCTCGGCATGATCTGGGAACACCCCCCGCACAGCATCGAGCGAAAACTCCTCATCGCCCGCGACTACGTCACCCGCCACGGACACCTCGCACCACAGTGGGCCGAACACCACCAAGGCATGCACCTGGGCCGCTGGCTCGCCGAGCGCCGAAAGGAAGCCAATGCACGCCGCCTGCCCCACTGCTATCACCGGGCGTTGAACGAGATCTACCCCTGGTGGAACGCCAAAGGCAGAGCCGAATGGAAACGCACCTACGCCCGCGCCCACACCGCCGCACGCGACAACACCCTGATCTTCCCCGACCCGCGCCAACCCACCGGCACCGCCCACCAGCTCACCCAGTGGCTGGCCCAGCAGATCGACAACCTCGACAAGCTCGAGCCCTACCAGCACCACCTCCTGGGCGACCTGCCCATCGAGCACCCCCTGGCCCTCCTGCTGCGCCGCCCCCGCGGTGCCTCCCAGTGGGCCTTCGCCCGAGGACTGCAGGCCGCCTACGCCTACCGCCGCCGCCACCATCACCTGGACGTTCCCTACAACTACACCTGCGCAGACGGCCCCGCCTTCGCGCTGGGAAGGTGGCTCGCCGAGAAACGACGCGTCCCGCAAACCCTCTCGCGAGAACAACTGGACGCCCTGGAAGCCCTCGACATGCGCTGGACCTCACGCCACCGGCACAGCACACCCTGA